One segment of Rhodopirellula baltica SH 1 DNA contains the following:
- a CDS encoding DUF1573 domain-containing protein, with protein MLANETCSVEIPFVNSSETTAIVDSIQTSCGCLSRSTGALKLHSNETTLVSFELHGRKPGNFGVDIVLTLANGSKKKVILRGVAKPRFRLHPEVIEVHERETEDYECYLENNSGQMFDETVRLAFEKTQSGGISITERSANRLTFMLNKKLVAEATENDGGLLQGILYSGEIEHKLSIKVLDAKRAVILPRIVTAEGEGLREFSIYLRSSSAKITEDDARNTTIQKLAPISSSVQGGTLELVSYRAVSPLLTKLTYKLEASFKNLLASRSVLSLSLNDKIDGKLILLIPQSNDQ; from the coding sequence ATACTCGCGAACGAGACATGCAGCGTAGAGATACCATTTGTAAACTCGTCCGAGACTACCGCAATTGTAGATTCTATACAAACTAGCTGCGGTTGCTTGTCGAGAAGTACTGGAGCACTGAAGCTGCATTCAAATGAAACAACCCTTGTGTCATTTGAATTGCACGGACGAAAACCAGGTAACTTTGGCGTCGACATCGTGCTGACGCTCGCCAATGGATCAAAGAAGAAGGTGATTCTCAGGGGAGTAGCTAAGCCCAGATTTCGTCTGCATCCCGAAGTAATTGAGGTTCACGAACGCGAAACAGAAGACTACGAATGCTATTTGGAAAACAATTCTGGACAGATGTTTGATGAAACGGTTCGACTTGCTTTTGAGAAAACTCAGTCAGGTGGAATTTCGATAACAGAACGAAGCGCGAATCGTCTAACATTCATGCTCAACAAGAAATTGGTTGCCGAGGCAACCGAGAACGACGGCGGACTGTTGCAGGGAATATTGTATTCGGGAGAGATAGAACACAAATTGTCGATAAAAGTCCTGGACGCCAAACGGGCTGTGATACTACCAAGAATTGTTACAGCTGAAGGTGAAGGCTTGCGTGAGTTTAGTATCTATCTCCGTAGTAGCAGTGCAAAAATAACTGAAGACGACGCTCGAAACACGACGATTCAAAAACTCGCTCCGATTTCATCGAGTGTTCAGGGAGGCACTCTCGAGCTAGTTTCCTATCGGGCAGTTAGCCCGCTTTTAACGAAACTTACCTACAAACTTGAGGCAAGTTTCAAAAACCTCCTAGCCTCCAGGTCGGTCTTAAGCTTGTCGTTAAACGACAAGATAGATGGAAAGCTCATCCTGTTGATCCCTCAGTCAAATGATCAGTGA
- a CDS encoding IS5 family transposase, which translates to MNDGGRKRYPSDLTDQQWEIICELIPQPRKSRKGGRPRTVDMREVVNTILYQCRSGCQWDMLPHDLLPKSTVYDYFAKWRDDGTLRKVNERLVGAIRMLEAPSEELEPSAGSIDSQSVKTSERSGSRGYDGGKKITGRKRNIVVDTLGLLLAVTVTIASVDDAYAARPVLKQLSQSKQPRLQVIWADSKYHNHALNSWLGRQANLTWKLEVIRRPKGAKGFVLLPKRWVVERTFSWFGRWRRLSRDYEHRTESSEAMIHVASIGRMLSTTALAGIVEVRAFR; encoded by the coding sequence ATGAACGACGGTGGACGAAAACGATATCCAAGCGACTTGACTGATCAGCAGTGGGAGATCATCTGCGAGTTGATTCCGCAGCCTCGCAAGAGTCGAAAGGGCGGTCGGCCACGCACTGTGGATATGCGTGAAGTCGTCAACACGATCCTCTACCAATGCCGTAGCGGCTGCCAGTGGGACATGCTCCCTCATGACCTTCTTCCCAAGAGCACGGTGTACGACTACTTCGCCAAGTGGCGTGATGATGGCACCCTGCGAAAAGTCAACGAGCGACTCGTTGGGGCGATTCGAATGCTGGAGGCGCCGAGTGAAGAACTGGAACCCAGCGCGGGCAGTATCGACAGCCAAAGCGTCAAGACAAGCGAACGAAGTGGAAGCCGAGGATACGACGGAGGCAAGAAAATCACGGGGCGAAAGCGAAACATTGTGGTCGACACGCTCGGTCTGCTACTTGCTGTCACGGTGACGATCGCATCGGTCGACGATGCCTATGCGGCTAGGCCGGTGCTGAAGCAGCTTTCGCAATCAAAGCAACCACGACTACAAGTTATCTGGGCCGATTCGAAGTACCACAATCACGCTTTGAATTCCTGGCTCGGTCGTCAAGCGAATCTGACTTGGAAGCTGGAGGTCATTCGGCGACCCAAGGGAGCAAAGGGATTTGTGTTGCTTCCGAAACGTTGGGTAGTGGAACGAACATTCAGTTGGTTTGGACGTTGGCGGCGACTCAGTCGCGACTATGAACACCGGACAGAATCAAGCGAAGCAATGATCCATGTCGCTTCGATCGGACGCATGCTTAGTACTACAGCGCTAGCTGGTATTGTAGAGGTCCGGGCTTTTCGCTGA
- a CDS encoding IS701-like element ISRba4 family transposase has translation MDVAELEQLEDRLNAYLARFGDCFRRSDTRAHLTTYVRGQLSDLDAKSVEPIALQAGTPVRTLQEFIAQHRWDEDGLRRRLIHIVRDEHVNKNTVAIIDETSDVKKGDKTPGVQRQWCGKVGKQENCIVTVHLAAANEDFHCMVDGELFLPESWSNDRERCAAAGIPDEMVYRPKWQIALELLDRSKEEGIEYPWLTADEGYGGKPGFLEALADRDQKFVLEVPRTFSVWEKHPEVTEQPYRKGGRGRGRKTPRVKSGESSPRSVETVFWHGEAMKAKRWKRYRVKDGEKGPIIWEAKRVRVTLKGSDGLPGLSLWLVVARNVLDGELKFFVSNASEFASMAMLLQVAFQRWRVERCFEDQKQEVGLDCYEGRRYLGLKRHLIITSLSYLFLSQTCQQEREKKSGVDNSANSRRGRRNRCQLVTPS, from the coding sequence ATGGATGTCGCTGAACTGGAACAACTCGAAGATCGGTTAAATGCTTACTTGGCTCGCTTTGGCGATTGTTTTCGACGAAGCGACACGAGGGCTCATTTGACGACCTATGTCCGTGGTCAACTTTCCGACCTGGACGCCAAGAGTGTGGAGCCGATTGCGTTGCAAGCCGGTACACCGGTGCGAACCTTGCAGGAATTTATCGCCCAGCATCGGTGGGACGAAGATGGACTTCGCAGGAGGCTGATCCACATCGTCCGTGATGAGCATGTCAACAAGAACACTGTCGCGATCATTGACGAAACCAGCGACGTCAAGAAGGGCGACAAAACGCCTGGCGTGCAACGACAGTGGTGCGGCAAAGTCGGCAAGCAGGAGAACTGTATCGTCACGGTTCATCTGGCTGCGGCGAACGAAGACTTTCACTGCATGGTCGATGGTGAACTGTTCCTCCCCGAGAGCTGGAGTAACGACCGCGAACGTTGTGCCGCCGCCGGCATTCCCGATGAGATGGTCTATCGCCCCAAGTGGCAGATCGCGTTGGAATTGCTTGATCGCAGTAAGGAGGAGGGGATTGAATATCCTTGGCTAACCGCTGACGAAGGCTACGGCGGTAAACCTGGATTCCTGGAAGCTCTTGCCGACCGCGATCAGAAGTTTGTGCTTGAAGTGCCGCGAACGTTTTCGGTTTGGGAGAAGCATCCCGAAGTGACCGAGCAGCCCTATCGCAAGGGCGGCCGCGGCCGAGGTCGCAAGACACCCCGCGTCAAGAGCGGGGAAAGTTCGCCGCGAAGTGTTGAAACAGTGTTCTGGCACGGCGAAGCGATGAAAGCGAAACGCTGGAAACGCTACCGCGTCAAAGACGGCGAGAAAGGTCCCATCATCTGGGAAGCCAAGCGGGTTCGCGTCACACTCAAAGGCAGCGACGGACTACCGGGGCTGTCTCTGTGGTTGGTGGTCGCGAGAAACGTGCTTGACGGCGAACTGAAATTCTTCGTCAGCAACGCGAGCGAGTTCGCTTCGATGGCGATGCTACTACAGGTTGCGTTTCAGCGATGGCGAGTGGAACGTTGTTTCGAGGATCAGAAACAAGAGGTCGGCTTAGACTGTTACGAGGGGCGCCGATATTTGGGTCTGAAACGCCACTTGATCATCACGTCGTTGAGCTATCTGTTTCTTTCGCAAACCTGCCAGCAGGAGCGGGAAAAAAAATCCGGAGTGGACAATTCAGCAAATTCGCGACGCGGTCGACGCAATCGTTGTCAGCTGGTCACTCCCTCGTGA
- a CDS encoding endo-1,4-beta-xylanase encodes MLSSKSLSSFASCLVLFSLSVGIHRQASAQDGFPGDRLKELAPPNFAIGGVMGGYDTESLNTPVLDLARSEFNAVTAKAFMPFGPWTDPNQPIDTSGLTQNVAWAVQNGMQVHAHVLVYPTENVRLPWFQNLPNEEVEQVLQQYTSTMASSVSGGVWVWDVVNEVIGDNGDVMDADGLRMGLGTGENYVPYKEYAAMGPDYIAKAFEWAHEADPNALLILNEYSAETVNDKSDRLLALCKRLRDQGVPIDGVGFQNHWLDLRYEPNYDSIRENFQRFANEGFQVFITECDVAAVHTQDPAGNPPSQEQLQRQARVFSNLLQIALEQPACKSFLMWDYTDETSWLQDTDFTLSLADRRPGYSDTVIPPGTSMFATPIAGGDGIVPISPKLAYLEMQATLLNRSFDTYRVTSGWDWQTSYLARFGQPNSEGQFVPGTDVYAERLDDQSETWSSLKWELERIDASAYRIRNLWGDGADYLTRQPDPNEDPNQILPGGTVGMQTLNQAWTSQQWFFIPAGNGGFRLVNGWAPEDGVLTREAQGLDSVGDYVPGPEVRLHPPADWSSQVWYFHRIGQ; translated from the coding sequence ATGCTCTCTTCAAAAAGTCTATCGTCCTTCGCTTCTTGCTTGGTTTTGTTTTCGCTTTCAGTGGGGATCCATCGGCAGGCGTCCGCACAAGATGGATTTCCTGGCGATCGTTTGAAAGAGTTGGCTCCACCCAACTTCGCCATTGGCGGAGTGATGGGCGGGTACGACACCGAGTCGCTCAACACCCCGGTCCTTGATCTGGCTCGATCGGAGTTCAATGCGGTGACGGCGAAGGCGTTCATGCCGTTTGGTCCTTGGACCGACCCCAACCAGCCGATCGATACGTCGGGGCTCACACAGAACGTTGCTTGGGCCGTTCAGAATGGCATGCAGGTGCACGCTCACGTGCTGGTCTATCCGACTGAGAATGTTCGACTGCCTTGGTTCCAAAACCTGCCCAACGAAGAGGTCGAGCAAGTTCTGCAGCAGTACACGTCGACGATGGCGAGCAGTGTGTCCGGCGGTGTTTGGGTGTGGGACGTTGTCAACGAAGTCATTGGTGACAACGGCGACGTGATGGATGCCGATGGGCTTCGGATGGGGCTTGGTACCGGTGAAAACTATGTGCCCTACAAAGAGTACGCGGCGATGGGGCCGGACTACATCGCGAAAGCGTTTGAGTGGGCTCACGAAGCCGATCCGAACGCGTTGCTGATTCTCAACGAGTACTCCGCCGAAACGGTGAACGACAAATCGGACCGTTTGCTGGCGTTGTGCAAGCGACTGCGAGACCAAGGTGTTCCCATCGACGGGGTTGGTTTTCAAAACCACTGGCTCGACCTTCGCTACGAACCCAACTACGACAGCATTCGCGAAAACTTTCAACGGTTTGCCAACGAGGGTTTTCAGGTCTTCATCACCGAGTGTGATGTGGCGGCGGTTCACACGCAGGACCCAGCGGGCAACCCTCCATCGCAGGAACAGCTGCAGCGTCAGGCTCGCGTGTTTTCGAACCTGTTGCAGATCGCGCTCGAGCAACCTGCGTGCAAGTCATTCTTGATGTGGGACTACACCGATGAGACCTCGTGGTTGCAGGACACGGACTTCACATTGAGCTTGGCGGATCGTCGACCGGGATATTCCGACACGGTGATTCCACCCGGAACATCAATGTTTGCAACGCCGATCGCAGGCGGCGATGGCATCGTTCCGATCTCGCCGAAGTTGGCGTATTTGGAGATGCAGGCGACCCTTCTGAATCGATCTTTCGACACCTACCGAGTGACCAGCGGTTGGGATTGGCAAACGTCCTACTTGGCTCGCTTTGGTCAACCCAATTCGGAAGGCCAGTTCGTTCCGGGCACCGACGTTTATGCCGAACGCTTGGACGATCAGTCCGAGACGTGGTCCAGCTTGAAGTGGGAACTGGAGCGGATTGATGCCAGTGCTTATCGCATTCGCAACCTGTGGGGCGATGGGGCGGACTATCTGACTCGGCAACCCGACCCCAATGAAGATCCCAATCAAATTCTGCCTGGCGGTACCGTCGGGATGCAGACGCTCAATCAAGCTTGGACGAGCCAGCAATGGTTCTTCATTCCGGCCGGCAACGGTGGCTTTCGATTGGTCAACGGATGGGCACCCGAAGACGGCGTTCTGACCCGCGAGGCTCAAGGCCTGGACTCAGTCGGCGACTATGTGCCTGGCCCTGAGGTTCGATTGCATCCACCGGCGGATTGGTCCAGCCAGGTCTGGTACTTCCACCGCATCGGCCAATGA
- a CDS encoding DUF6268 family outer membrane beta-barrel protein produces MDEATRYRFHAMCFARSFVLSGFLSWFIAGTTDAQTPPMQVSPSQPVAIEHDPSRWLIGEPPEIELENFRRGVFQGGELLGGYLSDGSDASVGPGMSGGFDETFWEVRLSTGIPLGSLDNLLGVRPFFRADHLSGLSGIDAPETLYSTGVTLFHRKKWNERVSTIVIATPSVRSDFTTSDNAFRLFGLGLVNWQCREDLSLSLGAVYFDRSDLGVLPAFGLSWTPTPRWKIDLMMPRPQINRRLWVDPGQAEGWAFVGGSIGGNTWAVTREGGVRDGQSDELTVNGLRVFGGYETLVTGNRGWGMEVGYVFNRSLEYEQDAIEFDLHDAVFIEANWKF; encoded by the coding sequence ATGGATGAGGCCACACGGTATCGATTTCACGCGATGTGCTTCGCGCGATCATTCGTTCTAAGCGGTTTCTTGTCGTGGTTCATCGCTGGGACCACAGACGCTCAAACGCCGCCAATGCAAGTGTCACCGTCTCAACCGGTGGCCATTGAGCATGACCCCAGTCGATGGCTCATTGGCGAGCCTCCTGAAATCGAGCTGGAGAACTTTCGCCGTGGCGTGTTCCAGGGCGGCGAATTGTTGGGTGGGTATCTCTCAGATGGTAGTGATGCATCCGTTGGCCCCGGGATGTCTGGTGGGTTCGACGAAACGTTTTGGGAAGTCCGGCTGAGCACAGGCATTCCTCTGGGAAGCCTCGACAACTTGCTCGGAGTGCGTCCATTCTTTCGGGCGGACCATCTCAGTGGTCTGTCGGGCATCGATGCCCCAGAGACGCTCTACAGCACCGGTGTCACGTTGTTTCATCGCAAGAAGTGGAACGAGCGTGTATCGACCATCGTCATCGCAACGCCATCGGTTCGGAGCGACTTCACGACGAGCGACAACGCGTTTCGGTTGTTTGGGTTGGGGTTGGTCAATTGGCAGTGCCGTGAGGACTTGAGCCTGTCGTTGGGAGCGGTCTATTTCGATCGCAGTGACCTCGGTGTCTTGCCGGCGTTTGGTTTGAGTTGGACTCCGACACCGCGATGGAAAATTGACTTGATGATGCCGCGACCACAAATCAATCGACGATTGTGGGTCGATCCGGGCCAGGCGGAAGGTTGGGCATTCGTCGGTGGTTCAATCGGTGGCAATACGTGGGCGGTGACCCGCGAAGGCGGCGTCAGAGACGGCCAAAGTGATGAATTGACCGTGAATGGCCTTCGGGTCTTCGGTGGCTACGAAACGCTCGTGACGGGCAATCGGGGATGGGGAATGGAGGTCGGCTACGTTTTCAACCGATCGCTGGAGTACGAGCAGGATGCGATTGAATTCGACCTGCACGATGCGGTGTTCATCGAAGCGAACTGGAAATTTTGA
- the rplI gene encoding 50S ribosomal protein L9: MSKSATSHFKRLPKGQNGGIELLLIHNVEHLGRQGDLVEVKAGYALNYLLPQGLATIATDHHKRMVEKHREKLRAIELEKLKSYREQADELAKQSITIEANANDEGHLYGSVGPHEIVDALKASGITLAQDQIRLEGPLKELGLYTVKIHLHSEVDASLKVWVVPTVAAEGGEPGAS; encoded by the coding sequence ATGTCAAAATCAGCGACTAGCCACTTCAAGCGGCTTCCAAAAGGCCAGAATGGCGGTATCGAACTGCTGTTGATCCACAACGTTGAACACCTCGGACGCCAAGGCGACTTGGTCGAAGTCAAAGCCGGTTACGCGTTGAACTACTTGCTGCCACAAGGTTTGGCGACGATCGCAACCGACCACCACAAACGGATGGTCGAGAAGCACCGCGAAAAATTGCGTGCGATCGAGTTGGAGAAGCTGAAAAGCTACCGCGAACAAGCCGACGAATTGGCCAAGCAGTCGATCACGATCGAAGCCAACGCCAACGACGAAGGTCACTTGTACGGCAGCGTCGGTCCTCACGAAATCGTCGATGCTCTCAAGGCCAGCGGCATCACGTTGGCTCAAGACCAGATCCGTTTGGAAGGTCCTTTGAAAGAGTTGGGTCTTTACACGGTGAAGATTCACCTGCACAGCGAAGTCGATGCCAGCCTGAAGGTTTGGGTCGTTCCAACCGTTGCTGCAGAAGGTGGCGAACCAGGCGCCAGCTGA
- a CDS encoding single-stranded DNA-binding protein — translation MASFNRVMLMGNLTRDIELRYLPSGMAVAEFSIAVNEKRKASDGQWVEDVSFFEITLFGRTAEVASEYLSKGSPIFVEGRLKQDTWEKDGQKRSKVKVIGERMQMIGGRGESGGGGGGGGGRPAASRPNSGGAPAESQRSNYVNSNTPSSHDSQPTGDGPGYDEPDIPF, via the coding sequence ATGGCAAGTTTTAACCGCGTGATGTTGATGGGTAATTTGACCCGCGACATCGAACTGCGTTACTTGCCCAGCGGAATGGCCGTCGCGGAGTTTTCGATTGCAGTCAACGAAAAACGCAAGGCGTCCGATGGACAGTGGGTCGAAGATGTTTCGTTCTTTGAGATCACGCTGTTTGGACGCACCGCAGAAGTCGCGAGTGAATACCTTTCCAAAGGCTCACCGATCTTCGTCGAAGGCCGTCTGAAACAGGACACGTGGGAAAAAGACGGTCAGAAGCGTTCCAAGGTCAAAGTGATCGGCGAACGCATGCAAATGATCGGCGGCCGAGGTGAATCCGGTGGCGGTGGTGGAGGTGGAGGCGGACGACCCGCTGCTTCGCGACCGAATTCCGGTGGGGCTCCTGCCGAATCGCAACGTTCCAATTACGTCAATTCCAATACTCCTTCCTCGCATGATTCACAACCGACCGGAGACGGCCCTGGTTACGACGAACCGGATATCCCGTTCTAG
- the rpsF gene encoding 30S ribosomal protein S6 yields MAKVNTYETLFILDSNHYARDPGGVAKQLEELIAENGGEVQVSRMWMEQKLAYPIDKHQKGTYYLIYFSMEGPNLTQLARAFALAEPVIRELTIKLDPRLVEPILANARGEHFTGPAGAEGSDDESTESTDEAVAETADA; encoded by the coding sequence GTGGCAAAAGTCAACACTTACGAAACGCTGTTCATCCTCGATAGCAATCACTACGCACGCGATCCCGGTGGCGTCGCCAAGCAGCTCGAAGAGCTGATCGCCGAGAACGGTGGTGAAGTGCAAGTCAGTCGGATGTGGATGGAGCAAAAGCTCGCTTATCCAATCGACAAGCACCAAAAGGGCACCTACTACCTGATCTATTTCAGCATGGAAGGCCCGAATTTGACTCAATTGGCTCGTGCCTTCGCACTGGCGGAGCCCGTTATTCGTGAACTGACCATCAAGTTGGATCCTCGTTTGGTTGAGCCAATTCTCGCCAACGCTCGTGGTGAACACTTCACCGGACCAGCTGGTGCAGAAGGTTCCGACGATGAGTCGACCGAAAGCACTGACGAAGCGGTTGCTGAAACCGCCGATGCTTGA
- the pth gene encoding aminoacyl-tRNA hydrolase, translating into MKLVVGLGNPGRKYDQTRHNIGFMVADALVRRYVGSPPTTKFEGEISECRIENEKVLVLCPQTYMNASGQSVRKAMDFYKLSPEDILVICDDLNLETGRVRLRRSGSAGGQKGLVDIIRHLGSEQWARLKIGIGRPPAKWQVSDYVLGKFDKTELEEMEHAIVHSCDATACWVADGVTEAMNRYNAASGT; encoded by the coding sequence GTGAAGTTAGTCGTCGGCTTGGGTAACCCTGGTCGGAAATACGACCAAACCCGCCACAACATTGGATTCATGGTCGCCGACGCCCTCGTGCGTCGGTATGTCGGTTCTCCCCCGACGACCAAATTTGAGGGAGAGATCAGCGAGTGTCGCATCGAAAACGAAAAGGTTTTGGTGCTTTGCCCGCAAACATACATGAACGCCAGTGGGCAAAGTGTCCGCAAGGCAATGGATTTTTACAAACTTTCCCCGGAAGACATCCTCGTCATTTGTGATGACTTGAACCTCGAAACCGGTCGCGTTCGATTGCGACGATCTGGTTCCGCTGGTGGTCAAAAAGGCCTGGTCGACATCATTCGTCACCTCGGCAGCGAACAATGGGCGAGACTAAAGATCGGAATCGGACGTCCGCCAGCGAAATGGCAGGTGTCTGATTATGTTTTGGGCAAGTTTGACAAAACCGAATTAGAAGAAATGGAACATGCCATCGTGCATTCCTGTGACGCCACCGCTTGTTGGGTGGCCGACGGAGTGACGGAAGCCATGAACCGTTACAATGCCGCCAGCGGCACTTAG
- a CDS encoding 50S ribosomal protein L25, whose protein sequence is MTDVIQVTKRESTGTAATRRLRRDGHVPAVLYGHGEANEHLAVPSAQVKGLLRHHSKTVQLSGDVDETALVSDMQWDPLGIEVLHMDLIRVNLKEKVELGVPIVLHGEAVGVREGGMLLENVHEVEIRCSAGSIPDNLVLEVSELGVGEHKTAGDLTLPEGVELITDVDVVIAHIEAQRDEEIAEAGDALAEPEVISKGSGEADE, encoded by the coding sequence ATGACGGACGTCATTCAAGTCACTAAACGTGAATCCACCGGCACGGCCGCCACTCGCCGTTTGCGTCGCGACGGTCATGTTCCTGCCGTCCTGTACGGTCACGGCGAAGCCAACGAACACTTGGCTGTTCCTTCGGCACAAGTCAAAGGCCTGCTGCGTCACCACAGCAAGACTGTCCAGCTGTCCGGCGATGTCGATGAGACCGCCTTGGTCAGCGACATGCAGTGGGATCCATTGGGCATCGAAGTCCTGCACATGGACCTGATCCGGGTCAACCTGAAGGAAAAGGTCGAATTGGGCGTGCCAATCGTGCTCCACGGCGAAGCCGTTGGTGTTCGCGAAGGCGGAATGCTGCTGGAAAACGTTCACGAAGTTGAAATTCGTTGCTCAGCCGGATCGATTCCTGACAACTTGGTTCTGGAAGTCTCCGAACTAGGTGTGGGCGAGCACAAAACCGCCGGTGATTTGACGCTTCCTGAAGGCGTGGAATTGATCACCGACGTTGACGTCGTTATCGCGCACATCGAAGCTCAACGCGACGAAGAAATCGCCGAAGCTGGCGACGCCTTGGCAGAACCTGAGGTGATCAGCAAAGGCTCTGGCGAAGCGGACGAGTGA
- a CDS encoding pyruvate kinase — translation MIRIHSLKSNSHRQARLFQVGLAFAVWCGLVVGTSGLILIAGSHSAFAKQPLAKAAWGVDSGVVRLPAGLVAQSMPRDRFNQLLFLGTPKLSHGDVDDVIETVRQNSSLFGLAIMATVVQQDGKYQLREVGLGHSYMIGKRPTIVTSEKADSLGADLGMIASRVLAKNESMMDPPMVVIQTTSLIVFDVTALMAINGQHVDRRMRHLIWTHPTTGRTATAVWLLNEEITPPGAKQWAIESAMPIHLIPADTVEDRAIHVDGDEISWAIPSDRAFALQRLPGKTQVSWSPALREHLGNRAFDEASLGRMLEAINDAIASATGSETQNR, via the coding sequence ATGATACGAATCCATTCGTTGAAATCTAACTCGCATCGCCAAGCCCGCCTGTTTCAGGTTGGCTTGGCGTTTGCCGTTTGGTGCGGCCTGGTCGTCGGGACGTCGGGGCTGATATTGATCGCCGGCTCGCATTCCGCGTTTGCGAAACAACCGCTTGCCAAAGCGGCGTGGGGCGTGGACTCGGGCGTCGTTCGTTTGCCAGCCGGTTTGGTTGCACAGTCGATGCCGCGCGATCGATTCAATCAGTTGTTGTTTCTTGGCACACCCAAGCTGAGCCACGGCGACGTTGATGACGTGATCGAAACGGTTCGTCAAAATAGCAGCCTGTTTGGATTGGCGATCATGGCCACGGTTGTTCAGCAGGACGGCAAGTACCAGCTTCGCGAAGTCGGGCTGGGGCATTCCTATATGATTGGCAAGCGTCCGACGATCGTCACATCGGAGAAAGCGGACTCGCTCGGGGCGGACTTGGGGATGATTGCCAGTCGCGTATTGGCCAAGAACGAATCCATGATGGATCCGCCGATGGTGGTGATTCAGACCACGTCGTTGATCGTTTTTGATGTCACCGCGTTGATGGCGATCAATGGTCAGCATGTCGATCGTCGGATGCGGCATTTGATTTGGACGCACCCAACGACCGGTCGAACGGCAACGGCGGTTTGGTTGCTGAACGAAGAAATCACTCCTCCGGGTGCAAAACAGTGGGCGATCGAGTCCGCAATGCCGATTCATCTGATTCCGGCTGACACCGTCGAGGATCGTGCCATTCATGTTGATGGCGACGAAATCTCGTGGGCGATACCCAGTGACCGGGCATTTGCACTGCAGCGATTGCCTGGCAAGACGCAGGTTTCCTGGTCTCCCGCGTTGCGAGAGCATTTGGGAAATCGAGCGTTTGACGAAGCCTCACTGGGTCGAATGCTGGAAGCGATCAACGATGCGATTGCCAGTGCGACTGGATCGGAGACGCAAAACAGGTAG